In Terriglobus sp. TAA 43, a single window of DNA contains:
- a CDS encoding IPT/TIG domain-containing protein: protein MKRATLFILFFCANVLHASNPRWVAGSQWTNVGKVMNWYRNDVQYFVDAGPLSSAVNHAAAVSLVDAAASVWNLSGLPFTLKNGGALAEDVNSTNVYMGSSGPIWPTDVSSSNYTSKQIAIVLDADGSITDALLGSGASDPASCRTNGVTELVDLFIQPGKIAHARIVVNGRCSGAAAEQQLQLQYQLMRAFGRVLGIGWSQLNDNVFTGAPAPTYAQQMHWPIMHPIDIICGPYTYQCLPQPFTLREDDIAAMWLLYADSTTSYAAANMMNMYGNFLAPGSRPLGGVNLTVTRFQRWGSYGVDAFQSVSNVTGFNMSFDRGNPVTGASGDTQGIHGPILGDVGSSFNFGAIPLSTGTYVTIASEAVNPLYKGAYAVGPYQMGDPTPSGSAVSLSYGGFAPGSNSFISYIVPDAASDCSTAKDGTESAPGTVPLDGTWSSRLCGVGHTSWMGFAVKAGRSATVEVTATDENGNATSTKAMPLIGIWHGLDVTGTQPGLAAQTVAFNGARPGMSQLRASFAATENVRLAIADARGDGRADYTFRARVLYADTVSPVRLSSSGGTVVVTGTGFAPGNTVTVGGVAASVVSLSATSIRVIAPALGSTGAKNVTVTDLATGGSTTITGAITYGGAPSDVLAMTSQPAASVAVGTPSLLALQLNDANGAAVRNGQITVSASTGSIVSACNLAQCTLVTDASGTAQTYVTPSATGAITVNAVSSGGSTVQASFTATAVARVVTLLRPTEYVASGSGAVFTPAVDVTENGAAAAGTSVVWTASTLRAGLSSSASAVGAGGLSSIAANGSLRDGETATVQACAWSTVCSTQNLIGVAAANLRAAVVSGDAQSGAATDSLGNVALRVLDTSGNPVAGATVAVYQAVSGWQPACTSGRCPTAPVYGTTTSNVISDDDGMVTVSPLQYANTAAVTKITASVGTQGAVTVTLLKMP, encoded by the coding sequence GTGAAGCGAGCAACGCTCTTCATCCTATTCTTCTGTGCGAATGTCTTACACGCGTCCAATCCGCGATGGGTCGCAGGATCGCAGTGGACGAATGTGGGCAAGGTCATGAACTGGTATCGCAACGATGTGCAGTACTTCGTTGATGCCGGACCATTGAGCTCTGCCGTGAATCATGCTGCTGCCGTGTCGCTGGTGGATGCCGCCGCATCTGTGTGGAACCTCAGCGGATTGCCGTTCACGCTGAAGAATGGCGGCGCGCTTGCTGAGGATGTTAATTCGACCAATGTATACATGGGTTCCAGTGGCCCCATCTGGCCTACGGACGTTTCCAGCAGCAATTACACCTCGAAACAGATTGCCATAGTGCTGGATGCGGACGGTTCCATTACGGACGCTCTCCTTGGTTCTGGAGCGAGTGATCCTGCCAGTTGTCGTACGAATGGTGTGACAGAACTGGTGGACTTATTCATTCAGCCGGGAAAGATTGCACATGCACGGATTGTGGTGAATGGTCGATGCAGCGGGGCGGCGGCGGAGCAACAGCTGCAGCTTCAATATCAACTGATGCGTGCGTTTGGACGGGTGTTGGGGATTGGCTGGTCACAGCTGAACGACAACGTCTTTACAGGCGCACCGGCGCCGACATACGCGCAACAGATGCACTGGCCCATCATGCATCCGATCGATATCATCTGCGGGCCATACACGTATCAGTGTCTACCGCAGCCGTTCACACTGCGTGAAGATGACATTGCGGCCATGTGGTTGTTGTATGCAGACAGCACAACATCGTATGCCGCCGCCAACATGATGAACATGTATGGCAATTTCCTGGCCCCCGGTTCGCGCCCATTAGGCGGAGTGAACCTCACCGTTACGCGCTTCCAGCGATGGGGAAGCTATGGCGTGGATGCCTTTCAGTCTGTCTCCAATGTCACAGGTTTCAACATGTCGTTCGACCGGGGCAATCCAGTCACGGGGGCTTCCGGGGACACGCAGGGGATTCATGGTCCAATCCTGGGCGATGTTGGATCGTCATTCAATTTTGGTGCCATTCCGCTTAGTACAGGTACTTACGTGACGATCGCCTCCGAGGCTGTGAACCCGCTTTACAAAGGGGCGTATGCCGTAGGGCCCTACCAGATGGGAGATCCAACGCCTTCTGGATCTGCCGTCTCCCTTAGTTACGGAGGCTTTGCGCCAGGCTCCAATTCGTTCATTTCCTACATAGTTCCTGATGCGGCGTCGGACTGCTCCACTGCAAAGGATGGGACAGAGAGCGCACCAGGTACTGTTCCATTGGATGGCACATGGTCTTCGCGACTCTGTGGTGTTGGTCACACGTCATGGATGGGGTTTGCGGTGAAAGCGGGGCGGTCCGCAACGGTGGAGGTGACGGCCACCGATGAAAATGGCAACGCGACCAGCACAAAGGCTATGCCGTTGATAGGAATATGGCATGGATTGGATGTGACGGGTACACAGCCGGGACTTGCTGCGCAGACGGTTGCCTTCAATGGAGCACGTCCTGGGATGTCGCAGTTGCGCGCATCGTTTGCTGCAACGGAAAACGTTCGCTTGGCGATTGCTGACGCGCGTGGTGATGGTCGCGCGGATTACACCTTTCGAGCTCGCGTTCTTTACGCCGATACAGTATCACCAGTGCGGCTTTCGTCTTCGGGTGGAACAGTTGTTGTCACCGGAACGGGTTTCGCGCCGGGCAACACGGTCACTGTTGGCGGTGTGGCTGCAAGTGTTGTCAGCCTTTCCGCTACTTCCATTCGAGTCATCGCCCCGGCTCTTGGCTCCACTGGCGCGAAGAATGTTACGGTCACCGATCTCGCTACAGGTGGATCTACGACGATTACGGGCGCGATCACTTACGGCGGCGCTCCGTCTGATGTCCTTGCAATGACTTCGCAGCCCGCGGCTTCGGTCGCAGTGGGTACGCCCAGCTTGCTTGCGTTGCAATTGAACGACGCGAATGGCGCTGCAGTTCGCAACGGGCAGATCACGGTTTCCGCGTCTACGGGAAGCATCGTCAGTGCCTGCAATCTTGCGCAATGCACATTGGTGACGGACGCCAGCGGCACAGCTCAGACGTACGTTACACCGAGTGCTACCGGTGCAATCACGGTGAATGCTGTGTCTTCGGGAGGCTCCACGGTTCAGGCCTCGTTTACGGCGACGGCGGTGGCACGCGTCGTTACATTGCTGCGTCCTACCGAATACGTTGCCTCAGGTTCCGGCGCCGTCTTCACTCCTGCTGTCGATGTTACGGAGAACGGCGCGGCGGCCGCAGGTACATCGGTGGTGTGGACCGCGTCCACATTGCGTGCTGGACTGTCCTCGTCTGCATCCGCGGTCGGCGCAGGAGGGCTTTCCAGTATCGCCGCGAACGGATCTCTACGCGATGGCGAGACCGCAACGGTGCAGGCATGCGCGTGGAGCACGGTGTGCAGTACGCAGAATCTGATTGGAGTTGCTGCTGCCAATCTGCGTGCAGCGGTGGTCAGCGGCGATGCGCAGAGTGGGGCTGCAACGGATTCCCTGGGCAACGTGGCGCTTCGCGTGTTGGATACATCCGGTAATCCTGTTGCCGGTGCTACCGTTGCCGTGTATCAAGCTGTATCGGGATGGCAGCCTGCCTGCACCAGTGGCAGATGCCCTACCGCTCCGGTCTACGGCACAACCACGTCCAATGTCATCAGCGATGATGACGGAATGGTGACAGTGTCGCCACTGCAATATGCAAATACCGCCGCCGTTACAAAGATCACAGCATCTGTCGGGACACAGGGGGCCGTTACGGTTACGCTGTTGAAGATGCCCTGA
- a CDS encoding NAD(P)/FAD-dependent oxidoreductase — MPTGGVRKRVLIVGGGFAGLKAAEALKDADVSVTLVDRRNHHTFQPLLYQVALAVLSPNEIAQPIRAILRAPNTQVLMDEVVGFDVAAQRVTLKSGVMLEYDYLILATGSTHSYFGREDWAPLAPGLKTLEDAVEIRRRVLLAFELAEGEMQETGRHPALNFVVIGGGPTGVELAGAISDIAKLYIRRDFKHIDPAKAQVVILEGSPHILGAYPEDLQNKAVEQLAALGVTVRTNTRVTDVKPGYVMVGDERIDAVVTVWAAGVAASPLGALLGVPLDRRGCVIVDGQLHPEGHPEIFVCGDLAAAISEGKPVPGVAQPAMQMGEYAGRSIALEVRGEHMKKPFIYADKGDMATIGRSAAVANVKWPFKGHLSGFPAWLTWLVVHIFFLIGFRNRLSVFRNWAYTYAFFEEGSRLIVGDQTLPGWDVQDHPEGQLTTKPISQS, encoded by the coding sequence ATGCCAACAGGTGGTGTACGCAAGCGGGTATTAATTGTGGGTGGCGGCTTTGCCGGATTAAAGGCCGCGGAAGCATTGAAGGACGCGGACGTCAGCGTCACGCTGGTGGATCGTCGCAATCACCACACGTTTCAGCCACTGCTTTATCAGGTGGCACTTGCAGTGCTGTCGCCCAATGAGATTGCGCAGCCCATTCGCGCAATTCTTCGTGCCCCCAATACACAGGTTCTGATGGATGAAGTTGTGGGCTTCGATGTGGCTGCGCAGCGAGTCACCTTGAAGAGCGGTGTGATGCTGGAGTATGACTACCTGATCCTGGCCACAGGCTCAACACATTCCTACTTTGGCCGCGAGGACTGGGCTCCCCTGGCGCCGGGATTGAAGACGCTTGAAGATGCTGTGGAGATTCGTCGCCGCGTTCTGCTTGCCTTTGAACTTGCCGAAGGCGAGATGCAGGAGACGGGACGTCATCCGGCGTTGAACTTCGTCGTCATCGGTGGTGGGCCTACGGGTGTGGAGCTTGCAGGCGCTATCTCCGATATCGCGAAACTATATATCCGTCGCGATTTCAAACATATTGATCCGGCGAAGGCGCAGGTGGTGATCTTGGAAGGCTCGCCGCACATTCTGGGTGCATATCCTGAAGACCTGCAGAATAAGGCAGTGGAACAGCTTGCGGCGCTGGGTGTGACGGTTCGAACCAACACACGCGTGACCGATGTCAAGCCCGGCTACGTGATGGTTGGCGACGAACGGATAGACGCAGTGGTGACGGTGTGGGCGGCAGGTGTGGCGGCTTCGCCGCTGGGAGCGCTGCTGGGCGTACCGCTGGATAGACGCGGTTGCGTGATTGTGGATGGTCAGCTTCATCCAGAGGGACATCCGGAGATATTCGTCTGTGGCGATCTTGCAGCCGCCATCAGCGAAGGCAAGCCTGTTCCCGGAGTCGCTCAGCCCGCGATGCAGATGGGCGAGTATGCAGGGCGCTCTATCGCGCTGGAAGTGCGTGGCGAGCACATGAAGAAGCCATTCATCTATGCGGACAAAGGCGACATGGCCACCATTGGACGTAGCGCCGCCGTGGCGAATGTAAAGTGGCCGTTCAAGGGACACCTCAGCGGGTTTCCCGCATGGCTTACGTGGCTGGTGGTACACATCTTCTTTCTCATTGGCTTCCGCAATCGCCTCTCGGTCTTCCGCAACTGGGCCTATACGTATGCGTTCTTTGAGGAAGGTTCGCGGCTCATCGTGGGTGACCAGACCTTGCCGGGATGGGATGTGCAGGACCATCCTGAAGGCCAGCTGACCACGAAACCCATCTCTCAGTCGTAA
- a CDS encoding class I SAM-dependent methyltransferase, with amino-acid sequence MPPTHAPGTDYGVDAPAVMRNLFLVGFACLLAGLLLPPVLHLGPIALRTRPSFLWPAGFFIGEAVLFLLYVKYGKFRHRDFMLSKHMWHGDEQVLDVGCGRGLLLAGAAKRLTTGHVTGIDIWSTEDMGGNAEAATQKNLQLEGIADRCTLVGLPAQEMPFADASFDVIVSNLCLHNIYDKPTRTQALNQIIRVLKPGGTAVISDYKLTGEYADHFRNAGLNVTTQWGSFVTTFPPLRVVIARKPA; translated from the coding sequence ATGCCCCCAACACACGCTCCCGGAACGGACTACGGCGTCGATGCACCCGCCGTCATGCGCAACCTGTTTCTCGTTGGTTTTGCCTGCCTGTTGGCTGGGCTGCTACTGCCTCCTGTGTTGCATCTTGGACCGATTGCGTTACGAACAAGGCCATCGTTTCTTTGGCCCGCGGGATTTTTCATCGGCGAAGCTGTGCTCTTCCTGCTCTATGTGAAGTACGGCAAGTTCCGGCATCGCGATTTCATGCTCAGTAAACACATGTGGCATGGGGATGAACAAGTACTCGATGTGGGCTGCGGACGCGGTCTCTTGCTTGCGGGTGCTGCGAAGAGGCTCACTACAGGCCACGTCACTGGCATCGATATCTGGTCTACAGAAGACATGGGCGGCAATGCCGAAGCTGCCACACAGAAGAACCTGCAACTGGAGGGCATTGCGGATCGTTGCACGCTCGTTGGCCTGCCCGCGCAGGAGATGCCGTTTGCAGATGCCAGCTTCGACGTTATCGTTTCAAATCTCTGCCTGCACAACATCTATGACAAGCCCACACGCACACAGGCTCTCAATCAGATCATTCGCGTTCTGAAACCAGGTGGCACGGCAGTCATCAGCGACTACAAACTCACCGGGGAATATGCCGACCACTTCCGCAATGCTGGCTTGAACGTGACAACACAATGGGGCAGCTTCGTCACCACGTTTCCGCCTTTGCGAGTCGTGATCGCAAGAAAGCCCGCATAA
- a CDS encoding branched-chain amino acid transaminase, with the protein MPIQTTDKIWHNGTLIPWADANIHVMSHVVHYGSSVFEGIRAYTQGEKAGIFRLREHMQRFIDSARIYRMPLPYSLDELCQAVVDVVDANDVAPCYIRPVAFRGYGEIGVNPLKSPVEIYIANFPWGKYVPGNQGADVCVSSWNRLAPNTMPSLAKAGANYMNSQLIRMEAEINGYVEGIALDRNGYLSEGSGENLFLIREGKLFTSPLANSVLNGITRASVIQIAKDFGIEVVEQSLPRELLYLCDEAFFTGTAAEVSHLRSVDRILIGDGSMGPVTKKLHDEFFALVNGTKSDRYNWLTPVNVKVAETVGA; encoded by the coding sequence ATGCCCATCCAAACAACTGACAAAATTTGGCACAACGGCACCCTGATTCCCTGGGCCGATGCCAACATTCACGTGATGTCTCACGTGGTGCATTACGGCTCGTCCGTATTTGAAGGCATCCGCGCCTATACACAAGGCGAGAAGGCGGGTATCTTCCGACTTCGTGAGCACATGCAGCGCTTTATTGACTCTGCGCGCATCTATCGCATGCCCCTTCCCTACTCACTTGATGAGCTTTGCCAGGCAGTTGTCGATGTGGTTGATGCGAACGATGTAGCTCCCTGCTACATCCGTCCTGTGGCTTTCCGTGGATATGGTGAGATCGGTGTCAACCCGCTGAAGTCGCCGGTTGAGATCTACATCGCAAACTTCCCCTGGGGCAAGTATGTTCCCGGAAACCAGGGCGCGGATGTCTGCGTGTCCAGCTGGAACCGTCTTGCGCCGAACACGATGCCGTCGCTCGCCAAGGCCGGCGCCAACTACATGAACTCCCAGTTGATCCGCATGGAAGCTGAGATAAACGGCTATGTGGAAGGTATCGCGCTCGATCGCAACGGTTATCTCTCGGAAGGATCGGGCGAGAACCTGTTCCTCATCCGCGAAGGCAAGCTCTTCACCTCGCCACTGGCGAACAGCGTACTCAACGGCATCACACGCGCGTCGGTCATTCAGATCGCGAAAGACTTCGGCATTGAAGTTGTCGAGCAGTCGCTGCCCCGCGAACTCCTCTACCTGTGCGATGAAGCATTCTTCACCGGCACAGCTGCAGAGGTTTCGCACCTGCGCTCAGTGGATCGCATTCTCATCGGCGACGGCTCCATGGGTCCTGTGACGAAGAAGCTGCATGATGAATTCTTCGCATTGGTCAACGGCACCAAGAGTGATCGTTACAACTGGCTGACGCCCGTTAATGTGAAGGTCGCAGAAACCGTCGGCGCATAA
- a CDS encoding DUF4126 domain-containing protein encodes MSFTPGNLAALIIAASFSAGLNTYATLLTLGLAAHTRWVQLPPGLEVVGNWWVIGVCSVLFLAEFIADKVPALDVAWNALHTVVRIPVAALLAYRATEHLTPPMQIAAIAAGAAIAALAHTSKTALRVAVAPSPEPFSNIALSSTEDVAAVGLTWLATSRPWVSASIVLVLLAIALFAIRWVIRLFRRAFRSSVTALPQPPMP; translated from the coding sequence GTGAGCTTCACTCCCGGTAACCTTGCCGCGCTGATCATTGCCGCCAGTTTCTCTGCTGGTCTGAATACTTACGCCACTCTGCTGACGTTGGGATTAGCGGCGCACACGCGCTGGGTGCAACTTCCGCCTGGGTTGGAGGTCGTTGGCAACTGGTGGGTGATCGGGGTCTGCTCCGTGCTTTTTCTAGCAGAATTCATTGCAGATAAAGTTCCCGCCCTGGACGTAGCCTGGAACGCACTTCATACCGTCGTGCGCATTCCCGTAGCGGCGTTGCTCGCTTATCGAGCCACAGAACACCTCACACCACCGATGCAGATCGCCGCGATTGCTGCCGGGGCGGCCATTGCCGCTTTAGCGCACACATCCAAAACCGCGCTTCGTGTGGCCGTTGCACCGTCGCCGGAACCCTTCTCGAACATTGCGCTTAGCAGCACGGAAGACGTGGCAGCCGTTGGCCTGACATGGTTAGCCACCTCGCGTCCGTGGGTTTCCGCGTCCATTGTGCTTGTGCTTCTTGCCATCGCTTTGTTCGCCATCCGATGGGTCATACGGCTCTTTCGACGGGCCTTCCGCAGCAGTGTCACTGCTCTTCCGCAGCCGCCCATGCCATAA
- a CDS encoding S10 family peptidase → MRFSLLSHHLALAAVLCVSASCFAQEQGDQPPQGTPPAAAKDAPKDAKDKPSFPALPRDAHVEQSITVDGKPLKYTVTVGTLPVRNADGKVAGQVVFTSYTVPGADRPVTFALNGGPGAASVYLNFGAIGPKRVPFGEDNSSPSDTPTLVDNPGTWLDFTDLVFIDPIGTGFSRSEVSEAESKKLFYAPTADVNYLSRIIYDWLLKNGRMMSRKYLVGESYGGFRGPRITRYLQTQLGVGLNGVVLVSPYLNPSITDNGDLSPLPWIVTMPSMAAANLERQGKLTSASMKDVMDYAEGEYATDLIRGSSDPGTKDRMVAKVTQLTGLDPDFVRAEGGRIEPRVFLREVHRKEGKLGSVYDSNVTALDPFPYNRDQKTSDPILDTIIAPLTQSMVNFVTQTVGWKIDARYNALSSEVGRMWDRAGQDERSGSGTQLRQAVAADPKLHVLIAHGWNDLSCPFMGSVVTVNQIPQATAQRILIHEYPGGHMFYTRPGSQKSLKQDARELFTSH, encoded by the coding sequence ATGCGATTTTCCTTGCTTTCTCATCACCTGGCACTGGCCGCGGTACTGTGTGTTTCTGCCTCCTGCTTCGCCCAGGAACAGGGCGATCAACCGCCGCAGGGAACTCCACCCGCCGCCGCAAAAGATGCACCCAAGGATGCGAAGGACAAGCCATCGTTTCCGGCGCTTCCCCGGGATGCGCATGTGGAACAGAGCATTACTGTGGATGGCAAGCCGCTGAAATACACCGTCACGGTTGGCACCTTGCCGGTGCGGAATGCAGATGGCAAGGTGGCTGGGCAAGTCGTTTTCACTTCTTACACTGTGCCGGGCGCGGATCGCCCGGTGACGTTTGCACTCAATGGTGGCCCCGGTGCTGCCAGCGTCTACCTGAACTTCGGAGCGATCGGCCCCAAGCGTGTTCCGTTTGGCGAGGACAACTCTTCCCCTTCCGACACGCCCACGCTGGTCGACAATCCCGGCACATGGCTGGACTTTACCGATTTGGTCTTCATTGATCCCATCGGCACGGGCTTCAGCCGTTCTGAGGTTTCCGAAGCAGAGTCGAAGAAGCTTTTCTACGCGCCAACTGCCGATGTGAACTATCTCTCGCGCATCATCTATGACTGGCTGCTGAAGAACGGCCGCATGATGTCGCGCAAATATCTGGTTGGCGAAAGCTATGGCGGCTTCCGTGGTCCTCGCATCACGCGCTATCTGCAAACGCAGCTTGGAGTGGGGCTGAACGGCGTTGTGCTCGTGTCGCCGTACCTGAATCCCAGCATTACCGATAACGGTGATCTGTCTCCGCTGCCGTGGATCGTCACCATGCCATCTATGGCTGCTGCGAATCTTGAGCGCCAGGGGAAACTGACGTCCGCGTCGATGAAGGATGTCATGGACTATGCCGAGGGGGAATACGCTACGGACCTGATTCGTGGCAGCTCCGATCCTGGCACGAAGGATCGCATGGTTGCGAAGGTGACACAGCTTACCGGGCTCGATCCTGATTTCGTGCGTGCTGAGGGTGGTCGCATTGAGCCGCGTGTCTTCCTGCGAGAGGTTCATCGCAAGGAAGGAAAGCTGGGCAGCGTGTATGACTCGAATGTCACGGCGCTGGATCCGTTTCCCTATAACCGCGATCAGAAGACCAGCGATCCCATCCTGGACACAATCATCGCTCCGTTGACGCAAAGCATGGTCAATTTCGTCACCCAGACCGTGGGATGGAAGATCGATGCTCGATATAACGCTCTTAGCTCTGAGGTAGGTCGCATGTGGGATCGTGCGGGACAGGATGAGCGCAGCGGGTCCGGAACCCAGCTCCGGCAAGCCGTTGCAGCCGATCCAAAGCTGCATGTTTTGATTGCGCATGGCTGGAACGATCTCTCCTGCCCCTTTATGGGGTCGGTTGTGACCGTGAATCAGATACCGCAGGCCACGGCACAAAGAATTCTGATCCATGAATACCCCGGTGGACACATGTTCTACACGCGTCCCGGCAGTCAGAAGAGCCTGAAGCAGGATGCCCGTGAACTTTTTACAAGTCATTAA
- a CDS encoding ribonuclease HI family protein: MSTGDLFASPQPSASRSTAAITLLAHCDGGARGNPGPAGYGAVIAKEDGVVLAELSEFLGFKTNNFAEYSGLLGVLQWALDNGYSRVKVVSDSELMVKQIQGKYKVNSPDLRPLFEEAKRRIARLELFNISHALRHKNKTADRLANEAMDRGMGKTAAPPKATPYPQKAAEPAAPRRMDPAPQRSEALAPPQGEMLRGFVRDGAIHLLGGKSLPDGVFVKIIRE; encoded by the coding sequence ATGTCTACTGGAGATCTATTCGCGTCCCCCCAGCCCTCAGCCTCCCGCAGCACTGCGGCCATTACTCTTCTGGCGCATTGCGATGGAGGCGCAAGGGGTAATCCCGGCCCTGCAGGCTACGGCGCTGTTATCGCAAAAGAAGACGGCGTTGTCCTTGCAGAGCTAAGCGAATTCCTAGGGTTCAAAACTAATAATTTTGCTGAATATAGCGGCCTCCTGGGTGTTCTCCAGTGGGCTTTGGATAACGGATATAGCCGTGTCAAAGTCGTAAGCGACAGCGAGCTCATGGTGAAACAGATTCAAGGCAAGTACAAGGTCAACAGCCCTGATCTGCGACCGCTCTTCGAGGAAGCCAAGCGACGGATCGCTCGCCTGGAACTCTTCAATATCTCGCACGCTCTGCGGCACAAAAACAAAACAGCAGACCGTCTTGCCAATGAGGCCATGGATCGCGGCATGGGGAAGACGGCGGCTCCTCCCAAAGCCACACCCTATCCACAAAAGGCTGCGGAACCAGCAGCACCGCGCCGCATGGATCCCGCTCCTCAACGGTCCGAAGCCTTAGCTCCACCTCAGGGTGAGATGCTGCGAGGCTTTGTCCGGGACGGTGCCATTCATCTTCTGGGTGGCAAGAGTCTTCCGGACGGTGTCTTCGTCAAGATCATCCGCGAATAA